Below is a genomic region from Sphaeramia orbicularis chromosome 6, fSphaOr1.1, whole genome shotgun sequence.
GAAGAtaaactgatctcatgaaatcgcgttgtatgtcatgccagttcttatggcatttggcatgctatacctatgcattttcatcctttcgcatgatattcaacaccatttgatcgcatgttaatgtacgccaagatctccggtttacatatccataactgctaaccctaactctaaccttaacccctacccgctaatcgtgtggtatttgacacggtgtgaacatacacaaggaCAGCTTATAACGTGTACTGATAACACGCCAATTACAAGTGGTGTggtatctgtacgcaattcatgatatcatgttggagTAAAACACCAACCATTTAGAAATGCAAACATGTAAATCCACAACAGCAGCCACTCCAGAAGTTAAATATTTCTTGTAAAGACTAGATTTCTGTCTACAACTGAAGACATAATGCGACTCTGCTTTTATAGCTAATGGGGAAATCTCACTGCATATTTAAACTGCAATGAAAAATCTGCATTTATAAagatttttatttgcttttactaaaactggaaaaactgaaaatgaaagccATTCAGCCTGTTCAGATCCAGGTTAAAGAGCACTTTTCAACAATAACTATTCTGGTTCTgacaacaatgaaatgaaaaaactcCCCTTTATACTGTACAGTGTGTGTAACAAAATGCTTACCATCTTTGAGAGCTCGTCTGCAGACTCAGCAACTCTTTCTCTGTCATTACTGTCAACCACAAAGATAAGACCCTAGAAAGAAAAAGTAACATGGTGTTAATTTTACAGGAATCTGGTATTTGCTCACTAAAAATGTTCTACTGAAATAATTTCACAGAGTTATGTAAGATGAAGTGCTTTATATCTGAATGCTACTACTCCTTGAAAATGTAATTAGCCTCTAAACCAAGTAAGGCTCAGCCCAATAGGTCAACCTAAATTTCTTACCTGTGTGTTCTGGAAATAATGTCTCCACAGAGGTCTGATCTTGTCCTGGCCACCCACATCCCATACAgtgaaactgatatttttatattCTACTGTCTCCACATTAAAGCCTTCAAGGAGAAAGGAGAAGGGGGAGATATAAAAGATGCATTTGTGTCAAAtccaataaataaatggaaatgaaGGTGTTTATTTCTTACCAATGGTTGGGATGGTCGTTACAATTTCACCAAGCTTCAGTTTGTACAGAATAGTGGTTTTCCCAGCAGCATCCAGGCCGACTAAAAGGAGACAGTGTAAGATTAAATTAATTCAGATGAGGACACTATGCTGAGCATTGCATAAGAGTTTTCATCAGTGAGGACATGAGAGTACAGTTACATGAGATGGCACAGCACCATTtatccgtttgtttgtttgtttttaatttaacctatatttaaccagataaaatcccattgaaaTCAAATCTCTTTTAGCAGCACacacaccataccataatgaaaaaGAGTTTCAAACCATTTATCTGTTGTGAATGTTCCGATCTATTAGAACTACAATAATGGTAATTCCACCAAATGTTATCACCATTTGACAAATATTCAATAATCTGCAACTGTTTTGATACtcagtttaagaaaaaaaagtctacattttttGATTCCAGCTTCTAAAACTTTCTATTTTCTGATTCTGTGAGCGTAATGTGAAAATATATGGCTTTAAGGCATAACTTTACATTTCGACACGTCATTTTGTTGTATGAGGAAACGCTGATAAAACATATTTCTCCATTTTCAGACACTATTATATACTCGTCAGTTTAAGTGCGGTTTATCCAATCTAAAACAATGGAAGTTGTGGCATTTTTAAGTCGTTCAAGTTGAACTGAAGTTGCCGTTAGCAGATTCGTCGCCAAACTCTGTTATTAACATGTACACAACAAACGTAGAAAATCGACACTTGGGAGAAAATATATATTACAAACTATATTATTTTGTTCTAAACCATGTTTCGGTTTTTTTCCACCTCAACTTTGGCAACTCCGCAGTTGTTGTCGTCAGTTGGGTTTCCAGCTGAAGCTAAAGCTCATCGCTGTTTCCACTCACCCATTAAAATCCTCATCTGTTTTTTGCCGAAAAGTCGGCCGAACAACGAAGTTATTGTAAGTCCCATCACGTCTGATCAGTGAAGAAGAGAAGTGCTGGTtctgaaaaaaagaaagtgaTGCACTAATTCAGCCAGACAGATGCCGTTAGTGTGATTTCCTCATAGGGCTGTGGGACTGCCACGTCCGGGCCAACGTGGAAGACACGACGTCAGCGCTTTGAATCAACTTTATTGACAACATCTGTTAACACAACTTTATTCACTGGTTAGTTAGTATATTTTACTAGTCAGTTATAGGCTGCCTACAAATGATGGGATGGGATGATACGAACTCATAGTCTACTTTTATTTACATGTTAGAATAAGAGAATTTATGATCAGctttaataataacaatgaagggtgtaatatcaacaacaacaaagcTAGAAATAGTACCAAAGAAGGACTGTTTATAAATAaagtactgcatgtatttggataaaagttatgttgttctacattgcatttgtatgtatAAGTTAGTTATTACAAAACATGTTTGctgtaactgtgtaacagcacaacaggaaagaaaaaataaaaatcagctgaATTATTGACTGTGTTTTTCAAAACCTAAATTTACACATCACATAAGATTAACAGTAAAATTTGTAATTTACGTGAACAGTTTTGAAAAGGTTGATGTAATGTATTACATTtcttacacacacgcacacacacacacacacacacacacacacacacacacacacacaactcatgGATGGAGGTCACAAATTGGGCAAAGCAACAAAACAGTCTtgcacaaaaaccatgaaaagggGTAAAACCAATAAAGGGCCATTTTAGAGGTTGTAAAAGGAGACTGAAAATGCAATTTACAACCACCCACTGAGTCTATCACAGAGATAGATAAAACAAAAAGATGGGCCTTAgacagtgtttaaccctttcatgcatgaattatgagatttttttcctgactatttttattcctctttaggcatgaaaaaaacaatgtgattgaaatttttttatgaacctatttttcatgaagttacaaaaatgtccactcagctggacaccatgtgtttcattttttaagCGACATATTgtgtgaaactatgaaataaaaacatttttaatgctgctagtctgatattttctcacattttaacatactataatactagctataacacactcagataatatgcaaaaaacaacatgttttttgtttttttttttaaactgttaatcacagtctaataacaattagcaatagatttatactcaaatatgtcactgcagatcaggtttatcaagaacaggaaagttacagtaatgggatgaattacagtgtatgggatggtgcataagcgtccactgtgttggctgacatggaagtaaaacaacaaaaccatgaaaatacaagagaagagctggagaataactgtccactatagtgaccactatgcatgaaagggttaaaatgggagTCAGTGGTCAGGATGGGGGGTGGGGCAAACTGAGGTGGGAGGGACAATCTCCTTTTAAAGACTTCAACTGACCAATTGCAGTCAGGtgaggagaaacatggcaggtgcacctgataacCACTAACGACCTGTGGACATGATTcaaccaagaaagaaaacagcTGTGGGATCTGTGTCTGgaacaaatgacactgaaaacacgGGCATTCACTGAATCCATATGATATAATTAAAGttgcaagcagcattggtcgaGACCTCACGCTGTGGCCCGGTTCCACCTCCCGTCCATGTTTTTTTTGGcagttttatatgtatatatatttggcTGACATTCTGTCTGCCTATACCTAACCTATAGCAATTAAATTACAGTAACAAATCAAAATGTTTGTGATAACAGAAGAGTTTTAGGGACCCTTTTCAGTAGCTGTAACTGCTGATACAGTCTGGCCAataacattgccagaatcaaaggtttactgtctaaaccagactcagagagacttatccacgcatttatctgtagcaggttagactactgtaagggccttctcactggactctctaaaccagctgtaaaacagctgcagtacatccagaacgctgatGCTCGaatcctgactagaaccaggaagtatggccatattagtcctgtgctcagatctgtgcactggcttcctgtggctcagagaatagactttaaaacagctctgctcgtttataagtctctccgtggtctagcaccaaagtacatctgtgagatgttggtcccatatgagccatcttggaccctgagaacctcatggactggtcttctgctggtgcccagagtcaggactacacagagtgaagctgcgtttcagttctatgcagctaaactctggaacagtcttcctgatgatgtgagacaggcctgtactgtgacaatgtttaagtccaggctgaaaacagctgtgttcaactgtgcatagatcaactgaaagggttctagctgcactcttttactttgttttaattggttattatttatgttttattgattatgttttaattgtaattgtgtgtttttaatctgtctcttttccatttttgtaaagcactgcgaattgccctgtgtatgaattgtgctatacaaataaatctgccttgccttgtcaATACAATAATACCTCTCTGCGGTAagtaatattatcctcctgagataGAAAATGGCATTTCCGTACAGTGTTGGTGTAAATGTCAGCTCTATTCCCCATTAAAAAATAGATTGTAATTTGATGAAGACATATGTACACCTGTGAGAAATGCAAATGATCAGTTGCAGTAGACTGCAAGTAATAGCCATTAAAATGCAACCATTTAAGCATCAATAATAGTCTTTCTCGTTATATATTGAGTAGGACATTACTAATAATAACACTCCCCAAAATGTCTGAGTGCTTTACAGTTTAGCTTCTATTGGAGGAggctatttttatatttgttttaccCATGAAAGGATTGTAATCATCTCCTCAACCACTGTTTCGATGGAATAACAAGCAAGACCAATTCATGTCACTAGATGTCCCTGTTGTGTAGACATTTACAGTAATGTGACTAGAAGTGTGCTTTGTTTTGAATTCAGATATTCATTTAAGCATATTCCCACAAACTGAGCTTCTAAGTGTTAGCAATGAATACAACATAGTATACATTAAAACTCTAAGAAATAGTTGAAACATTATTTAATGTGCATATTTGAAAAGAATACAGTGGTATTAAAACTTACATTGACTTGTATATCAATGTGGGAAACATTTCATGTTTTGAGTGGTCaacttcatttaatttttaaatacaCATACATGCCTCATTTTTAGACCtgtaagaaaaagaagaaaacaatggAACCAGgtcaaaataataatacattaaaataaaaataataataataaaattaaaaaaataataataataatgtggtaaAAAAGATTTGATTTAAACAGGTGATCATGATCAAGATTTAGTACAAAAGATCCAAAATCCAAAATGTTGTGACAATGTGCCATTGTGACACTAAAATGTCTCCAATGACATTTCAAAAAACTGTCCTAACAGCTATAGAAatttgcaaacacacacaaacacatatacacacctgTGGGTGGGGTGAACACAAGTGCACGTGATGTCTAGGTGCTGTAGACTTTTTTACAGGTGTGATCTGATAAGACATGCTCTTATGTTCTCACAAAGCCTTGTTATGGAGATCGGTTACCCAGCGGTGCACAGAGTGTGACTGGAATAGTCTCATTATTGGATTTTTAAGATGGAGATTAATGG
It encodes:
- the LOC115421292 gene encoding ADP-ribosylation factor 4-like; its protein translation is MGLTITSLFGRLFGKKQMRILMVGLDAAGKTTILYKLKLGEIVTTIPTIGFNVETVEYKNISFTVWDVGGQDKIRPLWRHYFQNTQGLIFVVDSNDRERVAESADELSKMLQEDELKDAILLVFANKQDLPNALSMSEITDKLNLQTLRNRPWHVQSACATQGTGLYEGLDWLSKELSKN